A genomic stretch from Cyprinus carpio isolate SPL01 chromosome A12, ASM1834038v1, whole genome shotgun sequence includes:
- the LOC109072601 gene encoding CMRF35-like molecule 5, which translates to MIQICDDKLFIFQLLLLVSFVACETKEILTFTAHEGGTVEINCPYESRYEAHEKYLCRGECPRMIKDKVVESGSAARGERFSLTDNKTAHIFTVTISDLRTEDQGQYWCGVKIGLGLLDDFTEIHLEIKHVSRVSGVTGKHLYIPCHYKSELKNNVKIICKGSDPSLCETSAIRVSSEIKSNGRFSLSDNESTGVFTVTITNLTEEDSGIYWCGAAQRGQEHKNKWISVIDLNISAGTSESASPKPTTTTASCHTSKPATEDTASSRPVTSSSSSSSPSVLMFCSSSANAVSPKPQPGLTPVIMLSVMGILMVFGFLVFIFLRCRRKK; encoded by the exons ATGATCCAGATCTGTGATGATAAACTCTTCATATTTCAGCTGCTGCTCCTCGTGTCAT TCGTGGCATGTGAGACGAAAGAGATCTTGACTTTCACTGCACATGAAGGAGGAACAGTTGAGATAAACTGTCCATATGAGTCTAGATATGAAGCACATGAGAAGTATCTCTGCAGAGGAGAATGTCCAAGAATGATTAAAGACAAAGTTGTTGAATCTGGATCAGCAGCTCGAGGCGAGAGATTCTCTCTGACTGACAACAAAACAGCCCACATCTTCACCGTCACCATCTCTGATCTGAGAACAGAGGATCAAGGACAATACTGGTGTGGAGTAAAGATAGGGCTGGGGTTATTGGATGACTTTACAGAGATTCATCTGGAAATTAAACATG TGTCCCGAGTGTCTGGTGTGACTGGAAAGCATCTTTATATTCCCTGCCATTATAAAAGTGAACTGAAGAACAATGTCAAAATCATCTGCAAAGGAAGCGACCCGTCCCTCTGTGAGACATCAGCTATCAGAGTTTCATCAGAGATCAAGAGTAATGGCCGTTTCTCTCTGAGTGATAATGAATCTACTGGAGTCTTTACTGTGACCATCACTAATCTGACAGAAGAGGATTCTGGGATATACTGGTGTGGAGCTGCACAGAGAGGACAAGAGCACAAGAACAAGTGGATTTCAGTGATAGACCTGAACATTTCTGCCG GCACATCAGAGAGTGCGTCACCTAAACCAACAACAACTACAGCTTCGTGTCACACCAGCAAACCAGCGACAGAAGATACCGCCTCCAGCAGACCCGTCacgtcttcatcatcatcatcatcaccttcAGTGTTAATGTTTTGCTCATCGTCTGCTAATGCAGTGTCACCAAAACCACAACCAG GTTTAACGCCAGTCATCATGCTGTCAGTTATGGGGATATTGATGGTGTTTGGATTCTTAGTGTTTATTTTCTTAAGATGCAGACGAAAGAAATAA